In Verrucomicrobiota bacterium, one genomic interval encodes:
- a CDS encoding glutamate-cysteine ligase family protein, giving the protein MAQAFSQYGIEIETMIVDRESLDLRSLSDTVLRDSDGNIVNSLSHGPITWSNELVMHVLEFKTSLPVKQLEGLSGQFHESMLLADKLLKKAGGGLLGTAIHPWFEPFDGVNIWPHGDREIYDTFDRIFDSRGHGWSNLQSFHLNLPFEVGDDESFRRLHSAIRLVLPLVPVLASSSPLVEGRKYGLLDSRLDMYRKNCLRVPSITGGVIPDVYRSQEEYQEKVFDVIRRDLELLDPEGILEPEWTNARGAIGRFDRGSIEIRVGDAQECPSQDLAVIQMIISLVRDWYENKHVSLEDQESVSTEALRTMFNDAIKRGRYAEVDDEALFQVYGGGNSRKIGETLKNLVPENQEWTGPILMILDEGNLAERILKAIGPTVNAESIFAVYQRLRNSLLMNQPFMP; this is encoded by the coding sequence ATGGCTCAAGCATTTAGTCAATACGGTATCGAAATCGAGACCATGATCGTGGACCGGGAGAGTCTGGATCTACGGTCCCTTTCAGATACGGTGTTACGTGACTCGGATGGGAATATTGTTAACAGTCTAAGTCATGGACCTATTACCTGGTCGAATGAGTTGGTGATGCATGTCCTGGAATTTAAGACCAGTCTACCGGTAAAACAGCTCGAAGGGCTTTCAGGTCAATTCCATGAGTCGATGTTGCTCGCCGATAAACTTTTGAAGAAGGCAGGTGGAGGGTTGTTGGGAACAGCCATTCATCCCTGGTTTGAGCCATTTGATGGCGTTAATATTTGGCCCCATGGAGATCGGGAAATTTACGATACATTTGACCGGATATTTGATAGCCGGGGTCACGGGTGGTCCAACCTTCAATCGTTTCATTTGAACCTGCCATTCGAAGTAGGCGACGATGAGAGTTTCAGGCGTTTGCACAGTGCGATTCGCCTGGTCCTTCCGCTCGTTCCGGTCCTTGCCTCCAGCTCACCCTTGGTGGAGGGGAGAAAATACGGCCTCCTGGATAGTCGGTTGGATATGTATAGAAAAAATTGTTTAAGAGTTCCGAGTATCACGGGCGGTGTGATTCCCGATGTCTATCGTTCCCAGGAAGAGTATCAGGAAAAGGTGTTTGATGTCATTCGTCGCGATCTGGAACTATTGGATCCTGAAGGCATCCTGGAACCGGAATGGACGAACGCTCGTGGTGCAATTGGGCGATTCGACCGTGGTTCTATTGAGATTCGCGTGGGCGATGCTCAGGAATGTCCAAGTCAAGACCTGGCGGTCATTCAAATGATCATTAGCCTTGTCAGGGATTGGTACGAAAATAAGCATGTTTCGTTGGAGGACCAGGAGTCAGTGTCCACGGAAGCGCTGAGAACTATGTTCAATGACGCAATAAAACGTGGCCGCTACGCAGAGGTAGATGATGAAGCTTTATTTCAGGTATACGGTGGTGGCAATTCCAGGAAAATTGGCGAGACACTTAAAAACCTGGTTCCAGAAAACCAGGAATGGACCGGACCGATTCTTATGATACTCGATGAAGGTAATTTGGCCGAACGCATTTTGAAAGCCATAGGCCCAACCGTAAATGCGGAGTCTATCTTCGCTGTTTATCAGCGTTTGCGGAACTCTTTGTTGATGAATCAACCGTTCATGCCATGA